A section of the Venturia canescens isolate UGA chromosome 11, ASM1945775v1, whole genome shotgun sequence genome encodes:
- the LOC122417684 gene encoding tudor domain-containing protein 7 isoform X1, protein MASDQEDIIQAVRSCLLTFKNGTSVAELNRDYKSLEGRNIPFRNFGFATLESMLQNAPGIRSSRRGGELWVEIIPTAETQHISKLVAGQKAPKSRRKKTRSSYYSTSSSRGGNPRSRTSSGHHVNNYSRFQARSSAPKPLMNNPVRPPPTTNGRFAGNADFPSASKPLVQRVTQPRQELDYLVRPKMGPVSSDVEGQKVANSPVPEPPRAQESPKVVSQPFATFNPPAANAAAPRPMPEVKPPLLGAPTNPFQLNSGNSVRPQFSQPLLPNPMLPSPINPMMNVPMPMPFPWQRPPSRLRVAERMFSQRSANQRLLQIQRQSQAPTNGATPSAPVLPLQDPREELKKIARELGRPEPVYKIIPVQGKGGSMVYGKVEIGSSKFSSYPEEAQTPEAAEILAAREALKDLKKEHATTLRLVPTTNKDVMKKRLLEIVDHHTGVFIHKIPALYQEEFKENLPSDWMEEIAQWNEVDLENGVNDSVILIRAVLTANSKAPVELSPVTEKSFLKPIYSCAPGNVTLPDEHVWVAHVTYVISPVEIWVRLVGENYSDKLDAMRIEMKNYYSTVKTPAEHIEPNGYYAMMENETWYRVRVLECDLSCDEADILFIDLGEDDTVNVSRLYPLNRKFYSLPAQAMRVSLIGLEDFADCESAVVPIIEKHILEGVFYMEDFSRDVDEFGPLASVIMYDTEGPVDIDLNDLIVKKILENIAPRFESPGQITAVHASHIQSNGDVFIQVKSDTLKTLTKLLNKLVETGISNDERLRYAVDRIDSHSIYLARCNESGDWYRAKFVEMGLPGESNSRPLKMFVVDFGRTILVDMENVLQLEKMSSVLARFPAQAVKIALDKLESNMFSSEMVTRLRELAPASQVLILKVVKPSVDGSVPVVELFKRSPPDNILGSINNTLVHEYEGIKIVDEDGNNNVKPRKLVERVNSRSTVDIEENAKALPAPKIGEVGEYFNVHVTMAANPANFTVQPLESKEELKNLMVKLQKVCQDLKDSHPPLDSVREGRLYAAQHSDGSWYRGCVLNVIDKQVFTVYFIDYGDVAVVWLDKLLPLSRQFLDLPYQAIKARLVGIKPKRIDWSPEDCVRFQNLVVERALVSVVQEVDADRHLPRDTVLGLSLIDVSTAEDVYIGDVLVKEGRAVYV, encoded by the exons ATGGCGAGCGACCAGGAAGACATCATTCAGGCGGTTCGATCCTGTCTGCTGACTTTCAAAAATGGCACCAGCGTCGCCGAATTGAATC ggGACTACAAATCGCTGGAAGGTCGAAACATTCCGTTCCGTAATTTCGGATTTGCAACTTTGGAATCGATGCTTCAAAATGCTCCCGGAATAAGGTCGTCCCGGCGAGGTGGAGAGTTGTGGGTCGAGATCATTCCAACGGCGGAGACTCAGCACATTTCGAAATTAGTCGCGGGTCAAAAAGCCCCGAAATCTCGTCGCAAAAAGAct CGTTCGAGTTATTATTCCACGAGCTCTTCGCGAGGCGGTAATCCCAGAAGTAGAACTTCCTCAGGACATCATGTGAA TAATTATTCGAGGTTTCAAGCGCGATCTTCGGCCCCGAAACCGTTGATGAACAATCCGGTGCGTCCACCACCGACGACGAATGGTCGTTTCGCAGGGAATGCCGATTTTCCGTCCGCCTCAAAG CCGTTGGTGCAACGAGTCACTCAACCTCGACAGGAGCTGGATTATTTGGTGAGGCCGAAAATGGGGCCGGTGTCCTCAGACGTCGAGGGTCAAAAAGTGGCGAATTCGCCGGTTCCGGAACCGCCTAGAGCTCAGGAGAGTCCCAAAGTAGTGAGCCAACCTTTCGCGACCTTCAATCCACCCGCGGCTAACGCGGCTGCTCCCAGGCCGATGCCCGAAGTGAAGCCGCCGCTGCTCGGAGCACCAACGAATCCGTTTCAATTAAACTCCGGAAATTCTGTCAGGCCCCAATTCTCGCAACCGCTACTCCCCAATCCAATGCTTCCGAGCCCGATCAATCCGATGATGAATGTTCCAATGCCAATGCCTTTTCCCTGGCAACGACCCCCTTCGAGGTTGAGGGTCGCGGAGCGCATGTTTTCGCAGAGATCGGCCAACCAGCGATTACTGCAAATTCAACGACAAAGTCAGGCGCCGACGAACGGCGCGACGCCTTCCGCG CCGGTTTTGCCGCTGCAAGATCCGCGTGAAGAGCTCAAAAAAATAGCACGCGAATTGGGTCGTCCCGAGCCCGtgtacaaaataattccagtccAAGGAAAAGGTGGTTCGATGGTTTACGGAAAAGTCGAGATCGGCTCGTCCAAGTTCAGCAGCTACCCGGAGGAGGCTCAAACTCCAGAAGCCGCGGAAATCCTGGCAGCCCGTGAAGCTCTGAAAGACTTGAAAAAGGAACACGCAACGACCCTGAGACTGGTGCCGACAACGAACAAGGACGTGATGAAGAAGCGACTGCTCGAAATCGTCGACCACCACACCGGCGTTTTCATTCACAAAATTCCTGCTCTTTATCAGGaagaatttaaagaaaatctgCCGAGCGATTGGATGGAAGAAATCGCGCAATGGAACGAGGTTGACTTGGAAAACGGCGTCAACGATTCCGTCATTCTCATACGCGCGGTTTTGACCGCCAATTCGAAA GCGCCAGTGGAACTATCGCCGGTCACAGAAAAATCATTCCTCAAGCCAATTTACAGCTGTGCACCTGGCAACGTGACTCTTCCCGACGAGCACGTTTGGGTTGCTCACGTCACATACGTTATCAGCCCCGTCGAAATTTGGGTTCGGTTGGTCGGCGAAAATTACAGC GATAAACTGGACGCGATGCggatagaaatgaaaaattattattcgacGGTGAAAACTCCGGCAGAGCACATCGAGCCGAACGGTTATTACGCGATGATGGAAAACGAAACGTGGTACAGAGTCCGAGTCCTCGAGTGCGATTTGTCCTGCGACGAGGCGGACATTCTTTTCATAGATTTGGGAGAAGACGACACGGTCAATGTTTCTCGGCTGTACCCACTCAATCGTAAATTCTATTCGCTCCCAGCTCAAGCCATGAGGGTTTCCTTGATCGGCTTGGAAGATTTTGCTGATTGCGAAAGCGCCGTCGTCCCTATTATCGAAAAGCACATTCTTGAAGGCGTTTTTTACATGGAAGATTTCAGCCGGGACGTCGACGAATTCGGCCCGTTGGCCAGCGTCATCATGTACGATACCGAAGGACCTGTGGACATTGACCTGAACGATCTCATCGTGAAGAAAATACTCGAAAACATCGCCCCCAGGTTCGAAAGCCCTGGACAAATCACTGCCGTTCACGCCTCACACATCCAGAGCAACGGGGACGTTTTTATTCAG GTCAAAAGCGACACCTTGAAGACGTTGACGAAGTTGCTAAACAAATTAGTAGAAACTGGAATTTCGAACGACGAAAGATTGAGGTACGCGGTCGACCGAATCGATAGCCACTCGATTTACCTGGCTCGTTGTAACGAGAGCGGAGACTGGTATCGTGCGAAGTTCGTGGAAATGGGGCTCCCCGGGGAGAGCAATAGCCGTCCTTTGAAGATGTTCGTCGTAGATTTCGGCAGGACGATTCTAGTGGACATGGAGAACGTTTTGCAGctggaaaaaatgtcgagcGTCCTGGCGAGATTTCCAGCCCAAGCTGTCAAAATCGCTCTCGATAAATTGGAGTCGAACATGTTCAGCTCCGAAATGGTTACGAGACTGAGAGAGTTGGCACCTGCCTCTCAAGTTTTAATACTCAAGGTCGTCAAGCCCAGCGTCGATGGCTCGGTGCCCGTTGTCGAACTTTTCAAAAGATCGCCGCCCGATAATATTCTCGGATCGATCAACAACACTTTGGTTCACGAGTACGAAGGCATCAAAAT CGTCGACGAGGACGGAAACAACAACGTAAAACCCAGGAAACTCGTTGAGAGAGTCAACTCTCGAAGCACTGTTGATATCGAAGAAAACGCGAAGGCCCTTCCGGCCCCGAAAATCGGTGAAGTCGGCGAATATTTCAACGTTCACGTTACCATGGCAGCTAATCCGGCCAACTTCACCGTTCAACCTCTCGAGTCCAAGGAGGAATTGAAG AATTTGATGGTGAAACTCCAGAAGGTTTGTCAAGACTTGAAAGACTCGCATCCCCCTCTCGACTCGGTCAGAGAGGGTCGACTCTACGCTGCACAACACAGCGATGGTTCTTGGTATCG tGGCTGCGTGCTCAACGTAATTGACAAGCAAGTGTTCACGGTTTACTTCATCGATTATGGCGACGTGGCTGTTGTATGGCTGGACAAACTGTTGCCCCTGTCGAGACAATTTCTCGATCTTCCTTATCAAGCAATAAAGGCTCGATTAGTTG GAATAAAGCCAAAAAGGATCGACTGGTCTCCCGAAGACTGCGTGCGATTCCAAAACCTCGTGGTGGAACGAGCGCTCGTTTCAGTGGTCCAGGAAGTGGACGCCGATCGACATTTGCCCCGGGATACGGTGCTGGGCTTGAGCTTGATCGACGTATCGACCGCCGAGGACGTGTACATAGGGGATGTTTTGGTGAAAGAAGGGCGCGCCGTTTATGTCTAG
- the LOC122417684 gene encoding tudor domain-containing protein 7 isoform X2 produces the protein MNNPVRPPPTTNGRFAGNADFPSASKPLVQRVTQPRQELDYLVRPKMGPVSSDVEGQKVANSPVPEPPRAQESPKVVSQPFATFNPPAANAAAPRPMPEVKPPLLGAPTNPFQLNSGNSVRPQFSQPLLPNPMLPSPINPMMNVPMPMPFPWQRPPSRLRVAERMFSQRSANQRLLQIQRQSQAPTNGATPSAPVLPLQDPREELKKIARELGRPEPVYKIIPVQGKGGSMVYGKVEIGSSKFSSYPEEAQTPEAAEILAAREALKDLKKEHATTLRLVPTTNKDVMKKRLLEIVDHHTGVFIHKIPALYQEEFKENLPSDWMEEIAQWNEVDLENGVNDSVILIRAVLTANSKAPVELSPVTEKSFLKPIYSCAPGNVTLPDEHVWVAHVTYVISPVEIWVRLVGENYSDKLDAMRIEMKNYYSTVKTPAEHIEPNGYYAMMENETWYRVRVLECDLSCDEADILFIDLGEDDTVNVSRLYPLNRKFYSLPAQAMRVSLIGLEDFADCESAVVPIIEKHILEGVFYMEDFSRDVDEFGPLASVIMYDTEGPVDIDLNDLIVKKILENIAPRFESPGQITAVHASHIQSNGDVFIQVKSDTLKTLTKLLNKLVETGISNDERLRYAVDRIDSHSIYLARCNESGDWYRAKFVEMGLPGESNSRPLKMFVVDFGRTILVDMENVLQLEKMSSVLARFPAQAVKIALDKLESNMFSSEMVTRLRELAPASQVLILKVVKPSVDGSVPVVELFKRSPPDNILGSINNTLVHEYEGIKIVDEDGNNNVKPRKLVERVNSRSTVDIEENAKALPAPKIGEVGEYFNVHVTMAANPANFTVQPLESKEELKNLMVKLQKVCQDLKDSHPPLDSVREGRLYAAQHSDGSWYRGCVLNVIDKQVFTVYFIDYGDVAVVWLDKLLPLSRQFLDLPYQAIKARLVGIKPKRIDWSPEDCVRFQNLVVERALVSVVQEVDADRHLPRDTVLGLSLIDVSTAEDVYIGDVLVKEGRAVYV, from the exons ATGAACAATCCGGTGCGTCCACCACCGACGACGAATGGTCGTTTCGCAGGGAATGCCGATTTTCCGTCCGCCTCAAAG CCGTTGGTGCAACGAGTCACTCAACCTCGACAGGAGCTGGATTATTTGGTGAGGCCGAAAATGGGGCCGGTGTCCTCAGACGTCGAGGGTCAAAAAGTGGCGAATTCGCCGGTTCCGGAACCGCCTAGAGCTCAGGAGAGTCCCAAAGTAGTGAGCCAACCTTTCGCGACCTTCAATCCACCCGCGGCTAACGCGGCTGCTCCCAGGCCGATGCCCGAAGTGAAGCCGCCGCTGCTCGGAGCACCAACGAATCCGTTTCAATTAAACTCCGGAAATTCTGTCAGGCCCCAATTCTCGCAACCGCTACTCCCCAATCCAATGCTTCCGAGCCCGATCAATCCGATGATGAATGTTCCAATGCCAATGCCTTTTCCCTGGCAACGACCCCCTTCGAGGTTGAGGGTCGCGGAGCGCATGTTTTCGCAGAGATCGGCCAACCAGCGATTACTGCAAATTCAACGACAAAGTCAGGCGCCGACGAACGGCGCGACGCCTTCCGCG CCGGTTTTGCCGCTGCAAGATCCGCGTGAAGAGCTCAAAAAAATAGCACGCGAATTGGGTCGTCCCGAGCCCGtgtacaaaataattccagtccAAGGAAAAGGTGGTTCGATGGTTTACGGAAAAGTCGAGATCGGCTCGTCCAAGTTCAGCAGCTACCCGGAGGAGGCTCAAACTCCAGAAGCCGCGGAAATCCTGGCAGCCCGTGAAGCTCTGAAAGACTTGAAAAAGGAACACGCAACGACCCTGAGACTGGTGCCGACAACGAACAAGGACGTGATGAAGAAGCGACTGCTCGAAATCGTCGACCACCACACCGGCGTTTTCATTCACAAAATTCCTGCTCTTTATCAGGaagaatttaaagaaaatctgCCGAGCGATTGGATGGAAGAAATCGCGCAATGGAACGAGGTTGACTTGGAAAACGGCGTCAACGATTCCGTCATTCTCATACGCGCGGTTTTGACCGCCAATTCGAAA GCGCCAGTGGAACTATCGCCGGTCACAGAAAAATCATTCCTCAAGCCAATTTACAGCTGTGCACCTGGCAACGTGACTCTTCCCGACGAGCACGTTTGGGTTGCTCACGTCACATACGTTATCAGCCCCGTCGAAATTTGGGTTCGGTTGGTCGGCGAAAATTACAGC GATAAACTGGACGCGATGCggatagaaatgaaaaattattattcgacGGTGAAAACTCCGGCAGAGCACATCGAGCCGAACGGTTATTACGCGATGATGGAAAACGAAACGTGGTACAGAGTCCGAGTCCTCGAGTGCGATTTGTCCTGCGACGAGGCGGACATTCTTTTCATAGATTTGGGAGAAGACGACACGGTCAATGTTTCTCGGCTGTACCCACTCAATCGTAAATTCTATTCGCTCCCAGCTCAAGCCATGAGGGTTTCCTTGATCGGCTTGGAAGATTTTGCTGATTGCGAAAGCGCCGTCGTCCCTATTATCGAAAAGCACATTCTTGAAGGCGTTTTTTACATGGAAGATTTCAGCCGGGACGTCGACGAATTCGGCCCGTTGGCCAGCGTCATCATGTACGATACCGAAGGACCTGTGGACATTGACCTGAACGATCTCATCGTGAAGAAAATACTCGAAAACATCGCCCCCAGGTTCGAAAGCCCTGGACAAATCACTGCCGTTCACGCCTCACACATCCAGAGCAACGGGGACGTTTTTATTCAG GTCAAAAGCGACACCTTGAAGACGTTGACGAAGTTGCTAAACAAATTAGTAGAAACTGGAATTTCGAACGACGAAAGATTGAGGTACGCGGTCGACCGAATCGATAGCCACTCGATTTACCTGGCTCGTTGTAACGAGAGCGGAGACTGGTATCGTGCGAAGTTCGTGGAAATGGGGCTCCCCGGGGAGAGCAATAGCCGTCCTTTGAAGATGTTCGTCGTAGATTTCGGCAGGACGATTCTAGTGGACATGGAGAACGTTTTGCAGctggaaaaaatgtcgagcGTCCTGGCGAGATTTCCAGCCCAAGCTGTCAAAATCGCTCTCGATAAATTGGAGTCGAACATGTTCAGCTCCGAAATGGTTACGAGACTGAGAGAGTTGGCACCTGCCTCTCAAGTTTTAATACTCAAGGTCGTCAAGCCCAGCGTCGATGGCTCGGTGCCCGTTGTCGAACTTTTCAAAAGATCGCCGCCCGATAATATTCTCGGATCGATCAACAACACTTTGGTTCACGAGTACGAAGGCATCAAAAT CGTCGACGAGGACGGAAACAACAACGTAAAACCCAGGAAACTCGTTGAGAGAGTCAACTCTCGAAGCACTGTTGATATCGAAGAAAACGCGAAGGCCCTTCCGGCCCCGAAAATCGGTGAAGTCGGCGAATATTTCAACGTTCACGTTACCATGGCAGCTAATCCGGCCAACTTCACCGTTCAACCTCTCGAGTCCAAGGAGGAATTGAAG AATTTGATGGTGAAACTCCAGAAGGTTTGTCAAGACTTGAAAGACTCGCATCCCCCTCTCGACTCGGTCAGAGAGGGTCGACTCTACGCTGCACAACACAGCGATGGTTCTTGGTATCG tGGCTGCGTGCTCAACGTAATTGACAAGCAAGTGTTCACGGTTTACTTCATCGATTATGGCGACGTGGCTGTTGTATGGCTGGACAAACTGTTGCCCCTGTCGAGACAATTTCTCGATCTTCCTTATCAAGCAATAAAGGCTCGATTAGTTG GAATAAAGCCAAAAAGGATCGACTGGTCTCCCGAAGACTGCGTGCGATTCCAAAACCTCGTGGTGGAACGAGCGCTCGTTTCAGTGGTCCAGGAAGTGGACGCCGATCGACATTTGCCCCGGGATACGGTGCTGGGCTTGAGCTTGATCGACGTATCGACCGCCGAGGACGTGTACATAGGGGATGTTTTGGTGAAAGAAGGGCGCGCCGTTTATGTCTAG